One window from the genome of Paraneptunicella aestuarii encodes:
- the ansA gene encoding asparaginase: protein MKKHIYIAYTGGTIGMRPSNNGYIPARGFLSETLQKMPEFHHPEMPDFTLHEYPELIDSSNMSPSHWQQIADDIKDHYAQYDGFIILHGTDTMAYTASALSFMFENLDKPVIVTGSQIPLAELRTDGQENLLNALYIAANYPIPEVSLFFNNRLLRGNRSRKLDADGFNAFDSPNYDALLVAGINIKVLNGQVKEPEPETQLIVSPIISQPIGMVTLYPGISSDVLKNTLRQPVNAMILLSYGVGNAPQNPELLNQLEEAKEKGILVVNCTQCVRGKVNMEGYATGHALHDAGVLSGMDMTPEAALAKLHYLLSQNLSVEEMRHKISESLRGELTPGVKSRAK, encoded by the coding sequence ATGAAAAAGCACATATATATCGCTTACACAGGCGGCACGATTGGCATGCGCCCTTCCAATAATGGCTATATTCCGGCAAGAGGATTCTTATCTGAAACCCTGCAAAAAATGCCAGAATTCCATCATCCGGAAATGCCAGATTTTACCCTGCATGAATATCCCGAACTAATCGACTCATCGAACATGTCACCCAGCCATTGGCAGCAAATCGCGGATGACATCAAAGACCACTACGCACAATACGATGGCTTTATCATTCTGCACGGCACAGACACAATGGCGTACACAGCATCAGCCCTGTCGTTCATGTTTGAAAACCTGGATAAACCCGTCATCGTCACAGGCTCGCAAATCCCTTTGGCAGAACTGCGTACCGACGGACAGGAAAACCTGCTAAACGCGCTTTATATTGCGGCAAACTACCCTATCCCCGAAGTCAGCCTGTTTTTTAATAACCGATTACTTAGAGGCAATCGCAGTCGAAAACTGGATGCTGACGGTTTTAACGCCTTTGATTCCCCCAACTATGACGCTCTGTTAGTTGCAGGTATTAATATCAAAGTGCTCAACGGACAGGTAAAAGAACCCGAACCCGAAACTCAACTGATTGTAAGCCCTATCATTTCTCAACCCATCGGTATGGTAACGCTCTACCCGGGCATTAGTTCCGATGTATTGAAAAACACCCTACGCCAACCCGTTAACGCCATGATCTTATTAAGCTATGGCGTAGGTAATGCCCCACAAAATCCAGAACTTCTGAATCAGCTTGAAGAAGCCAAAGAAAAAGGCATTTTGGTAGTCAACTGCACCCAATGCGTTCGCGGTAAAGTGAATATGGAAGGCTATGCCACCGGGCATGCACTGCATGACGCGGGCGTATTATCAGGTATGGATATGACACCAGAAGCAGCACTGGCAAAACTTCACTATTTACTCAGCCAAAACCTAAGTGTTGAGGAAATGCGTCATAAAATCAGCGAAAGCCTGCGTGGAGAACTGACTCCGGGTGTAAAATCACGTGCGAAGTAA
- the sppA gene encoding signal peptide peptidase SppA, which produces MTTQKSWTARFFGGIWSVLNFTRSLFFNLVFIAIILIIIGALMTDDHQTVVPKESALILNIQGDIVIQTESIDPFDELMMEAADNRRANPEVLLQDIVFAIDNAAEDNRIKTLILSLGRMRNAGQDKLRTIADAIERFKATGKAVYAVGDYYNQKQYYLASHADHLYLNPMGMVFLEGYGRYRMYYKTALEKLKATTHIFRVGTFKSAVEPFIRDDMSDYAKEANQEWLNALWENYKQDVAKAREMDISNFDEKLDSFIAKFEESDGDFAQYALTNGWVDALKDREAIRTEMISLVGKDDNKLGFNYVDFYDYIELIKPPFDMKQGDSNVGIVVAKGTIYNGNQKPGSVGGDSTARLLRKARLDDTVKAVVLYVDSPGGSAFASEVIRQEIVNLKDAGKPVVAMMSSVAASGGYWISASADQIWASPSTITGSIGIFGMFMTYEDTLDYLGVHTDGVGTTEFAGLSATQKLDPRVGKIFQRSIEHGYDNFISLVAKERNMSKEDVDKIAQGRVWAGSKAQEIGLVDHLGNFDDAVKAAAELANMTHYNEKYIEPTLSARERFWKEFFGDAALDVAKAVGHSTAESKLMQQLSKAINEIDTFSQFNDPRGAYAFCIMCDY; this is translated from the coding sequence ATGACAACCCAAAAAAGTTGGACGGCTAGATTCTTCGGAGGAATCTGGTCGGTTTTGAATTTTACCCGAAGCCTGTTTTTTAATCTGGTGTTCATTGCCATTATATTGATTATTATTGGCGCCTTAATGACAGACGATCACCAAACCGTGGTTCCAAAGGAATCAGCCCTGATATTAAATATTCAGGGTGACATCGTTATTCAAACCGAAAGCATCGACCCTTTCGATGAACTCATGATGGAAGCCGCAGACAACCGCCGCGCCAATCCAGAAGTGCTGCTTCAAGACATCGTCTTCGCCATTGACAACGCCGCCGAAGATAATCGTATTAAAACCTTAATATTATCATTAGGCAGAATGCGTAACGCCGGGCAAGACAAGCTGCGTACTATTGCCGATGCTATCGAACGTTTTAAAGCAACAGGCAAAGCTGTCTACGCAGTAGGCGACTACTACAACCAAAAGCAATACTACCTTGCCAGCCATGCAGATCATCTCTACCTAAACCCGATGGGAATGGTGTTTCTTGAAGGTTATGGTCGCTACCGCATGTATTACAAAACTGCGTTGGAAAAGCTAAAAGCAACCACTCATATTTTCCGTGTTGGTACGTTCAAGTCTGCTGTCGAACCTTTTATTCGTGACGATATGTCAGACTATGCCAAAGAAGCAAACCAGGAATGGCTAAATGCGCTTTGGGAAAACTATAAACAAGACGTCGCCAAAGCCAGAGAAATGGATATCAGTAATTTTGATGAAAAACTGGATTCTTTTATCGCCAAATTTGAAGAGTCAGACGGCGACTTTGCTCAGTATGCCCTTACCAATGGATGGGTTGATGCCCTAAAAGATCGCGAAGCAATCCGCACTGAAATGATCAGTCTGGTTGGTAAAGACGACAATAAACTCGGCTTTAACTATGTTGACTTCTACGATTACATCGAACTAATCAAACCTCCTTTCGATATGAAACAGGGTGATTCGAACGTCGGTATCGTCGTTGCCAAAGGAACTATTTATAACGGCAATCAAAAGCCTGGTTCAGTAGGCGGCGACAGCACAGCAAGATTGCTGCGTAAAGCCAGACTGGATGACACAGTAAAAGCGGTTGTGCTTTATGTAGACTCACCTGGCGGCAGTGCATTTGCATCCGAAGTGATTCGTCAGGAAATTGTCAACCTGAAAGATGCAGGTAAACCTGTCGTTGCCATGATGAGCTCTGTTGCCGCATCTGGCGGCTACTGGATTTCAGCAAGTGCAGACCAAATCTGGGCAAGCCCTTCAACCATAACAGGCTCTATTGGCATCTTCGGCATGTTCATGACCTATGAAGACACGCTTGATTATCTGGGTGTACACACTGATGGTGTCGGCACAACCGAATTTGCCGGATTATCGGCAACTCAAAAACTCGATCCAAGAGTTGGCAAAATTTTCCAGCGCAGCATTGAGCATGGTTACGACAACTTCATAAGCTTGGTGGCAAAAGAACGCAACATGAGCAAGGAAGATGTCGATAAGATTGCTCAAGGACGTGTTTGGGCAGGCTCAAAAGCTCAGGAAATAGGTCTGGTCGATCACTTGGGTAATTTCGATGATGCCGTTAAAGCAGCGGCTGAACTTGCCAATATGACCCACTATAACGAGAAATATATTGAGCCCACTCTTTCAGCGAGAGAACGTTTCTGGAAAGAATTCTTTGGCGATGCTGCCCTTGATGTCGCCAAAGCCGTTGGTCACTCAACCGCTGAAAGTAAACTGATGCAACAATTAAGCAAAGCGATTAATGAAATTGATACCTTTAGTCAATTCAACGATCCGCGTGGCGCTTACGCATTCTGCATCATGTGCGATTACTAA
- a CDS encoding NADPH-dependent 2,4-dienoyl-CoA reductase, which translates to MSNNPFFPNLFTPLDLGFTTIRNRTLMGSMHIGLEEEKDGDAKLAAFYAERAAGGAGLIVTGGVSPNYSGWVSPFSSRMTRKSHARKHEIVTNAVHEHGGKICMQILHTGRYGYHPLIVAPTAIKAPINPMKPRALSRRGIKSTIKDYARCAKLAQLAGYDGVEIMGSEGYLINQFLCPRTNQRDDEWGGSFENRARFAVEIAKSVREAVGEKFIIIFRVSMLDLVEGGSEWVEVVALAKMLEDAGVTIINTGIGWHEARLPTIATMVPRAAFTWVTQRMKEEVSVPLITTNRINTPEVAEKVLADGHADMVSMARPFLADPDFVNKAEQGKSDRINTCIACNQACLDHVFEQKRASCLVNPRAAYETELNFPLTNHKKKLAVVGAGPAGMAFSCYAAERGHEVHLFDQDDKIGGQFNFAKRVPGKEEFYETLRYFQNRIKDVGVHLHLGEKQSVDSLVAGNFDEVILATGIIPRKLDIEGIDHEKVLSYLDVLRDNKPVGKKVAIVGAGGIGFDIAEFLTEEHSLSTQPEEWLKAWGIDVNYANRGALTQPQVDESEREIYLLQRKASKVGKNLGKTTGWIHRQSLKQKNVQMIPGVSYQKIDDQGFHILIGDEPRLLDVDNVIICAGQEPNKGLYQQLLDVGVKAQVIGGADVAAELDAKRAIRQGAELASVI; encoded by the coding sequence ATGAGTAATAATCCTTTTTTCCCTAATCTTTTTACTCCACTTGATTTGGGGTTCACAACCATTCGAAATCGTACCTTGATGGGGTCAATGCATATTGGCCTTGAAGAGGAAAAAGATGGCGATGCGAAACTGGCAGCATTTTATGCTGAGCGAGCTGCTGGCGGCGCAGGTTTAATCGTGACGGGTGGTGTTAGTCCTAATTATTCTGGATGGGTATCGCCATTTTCCTCACGCATGACGCGTAAGTCTCATGCCAGAAAGCATGAGATTGTGACGAATGCTGTTCATGAGCATGGTGGAAAAATATGTATGCAAATATTGCATACGGGTAGGTATGGATATCATCCATTGATTGTTGCGCCCACTGCTATTAAAGCACCGATTAACCCAATGAAGCCAAGAGCTTTGTCTCGCAGAGGTATTAAGTCGACCATTAAAGACTATGCTCGTTGTGCAAAATTAGCGCAGTTAGCGGGTTATGATGGTGTTGAGATCATGGGATCGGAAGGATACTTAATAAACCAGTTTCTTTGCCCCAGAACTAATCAACGAGATGACGAGTGGGGCGGCTCCTTCGAAAACCGAGCGCGCTTTGCTGTTGAAATTGCAAAATCGGTGCGTGAAGCCGTTGGTGAGAAGTTTATTATTATCTTCCGTGTTTCCATGTTGGATTTGGTTGAAGGTGGTAGTGAGTGGGTTGAGGTTGTTGCGTTAGCCAAGATGTTGGAAGACGCTGGTGTGACCATCATTAACACCGGGATTGGTTGGCATGAAGCTCGCCTACCGACTATTGCCACAATGGTGCCAAGAGCGGCATTTACCTGGGTAACACAGAGAATGAAAGAAGAAGTCTCTGTACCATTAATTACAACCAACCGTATTAATACCCCGGAAGTGGCTGAAAAAGTCTTGGCCGATGGGCATGCTGATATGGTGTCGATGGCTCGTCCTTTCCTCGCTGATCCTGATTTTGTCAATAAAGCAGAGCAGGGCAAGAGTGATCGTATTAATACCTGTATTGCGTGTAATCAGGCATGTTTGGATCATGTTTTTGAACAGAAACGTGCAAGCTGTTTGGTTAACCCCCGAGCCGCTTATGAAACGGAATTGAATTTCCCTTTAACCAACCATAAGAAGAAATTGGCAGTTGTTGGTGCAGGCCCTGCCGGTATGGCATTTAGTTGTTATGCTGCTGAGCGAGGCCATGAAGTACATTTGTTTGATCAGGACGACAAGATCGGTGGTCAGTTTAACTTTGCTAAGCGCGTTCCCGGCAAAGAAGAGTTCTATGAAACGCTAAGATATTTCCAGAATCGTATTAAAGATGTCGGAGTTCACTTGCATTTGGGCGAGAAGCAATCTGTTGATTCTCTGGTTGCTGGTAACTTTGATGAAGTCATTTTGGCAACGGGTATTATTCCCAGAAAACTCGATATTGAAGGCATTGATCACGAGAAGGTATTGTCTTATCTGGATGTGTTAAGAGACAACAAGCCTGTTGGCAAAAAGGTGGCGATTGTTGGTGCTGGTGGGATTGGATTTGATATTGCTGAGTTTTTAACGGAAGAGCATTCTCTTTCTACTCAACCTGAAGAGTGGCTAAAAGCTTGGGGTATTGATGTGAATTATGCCAACCGAGGGGCTTTGACTCAGCCTCAGGTTGATGAAAGTGAAAGAGAGATCTATTTGTTGCAACGTAAAGCAAGCAAGGTCGGTAAGAATTTGGGTAAGACGACAGGATGGATCCATCGTCAATCATTGAAGCAGAAGAATGTACAAATGATTCCTGGTGTGAGTTATCAGAAAATAGATGACCAAGGATTTCATATACTCATAGGTGATGAGCCCAGATTACTGGATGTTGATAATGTGATTATTTGTGCTGGTCAGGAACCTAATAAAGGCTTATATCAACAGTTATTGGATGTTGGTGTTAAGGCTCAGGTTATTGGTGGTGCTGATGTTGCTGCAGAATTGGATGCCAAGCGAGCCATTCGACAAGGGGCTGAGCTAGCTTCAGTGATATAG
- a CDS encoding helix-turn-helix transcriptional regulator: MFINGADLRKMRLTAGMTTVQMAEFAGVKTRKTYENWEKNVGAPSMNQYLAMATACGFKPAELIKMYVDRKDVEQELDLSVAETKS, translated from the coding sequence ATGTTTATCAATGGTGCTGATTTGAGAAAAATGCGTTTAACTGCTGGTATGACTACAGTGCAAATGGCTGAATTCGCTGGCGTTAAAACTCGTAAAACCTATGAAAATTGGGAAAAAAATGTTGGTGCTCCAAGTATGAACCAGTACTTGGCTATGGCGACTGCTTGTGGATTTAAACCTGCTGAACTGATCAAAATGTATGTTGATCGTAAAGACGTTGAGCAAGAGTTGGATCTATCTGTTGCAGAGACCAAGTCTTAA
- a CDS encoding helix-turn-helix transcriptional regulator — MFQAFSGKKLKEMRKESGFTQAELASRLGISRETVIAIEKEHPGTIDSLSVGTLKKWWKVCNQRISQQSRNDFVEYLKKFLNIA, encoded by the coding sequence GTGTTTCAAGCCTTTAGTGGTAAAAAGCTCAAAGAAATGCGCAAAGAATCAGGCTTTACCCAAGCCGAACTAGCATCGCGCTTGGGTATAAGTCGAGAGACGGTCATTGCTATAGAAAAAGAGCACCCAGGGACTATCGATTCTCTATCTGTTGGCACACTGAAGAAGTGGTGGAAGGTGTGCAATCAAAGAATATCTCAGCAGTCTCGGAATGACTTTGTTGAGTATCTTAAAAAATTTCTAAATATCGCATAA
- a CDS encoding HvfX family Cu-binding RiPP maturation protein: MNLVEFVSGIEKSLKRLNIADGIAPLLMRLYLAPVLIQAGWNKYVSFSSTVDWFGNNEWGLGLPFPAFMAVLAIATEFIGGFLILLGLATRLISIPLMITMLVAACSVHWENGWPAIADSSSWLSNGTLFLNESVMEAPQKLEAARSILMEHGHYNWLTSSGNFVVLNNGIEFAMTYFIMLLSLFFTGGGRYTSVDYFLGKRFLS; this comes from the coding sequence ATGAATCTAGTTGAATTTGTGAGCGGTATTGAAAAATCTCTTAAGAGGTTAAACATAGCTGACGGTATTGCTCCTCTATTGATGAGGTTGTATTTGGCACCAGTATTAATCCAGGCTGGATGGAATAAATATGTAAGCTTTTCAAGTACCGTTGACTGGTTTGGCAATAATGAGTGGGGCTTGGGGTTGCCTTTTCCTGCTTTTATGGCTGTTTTAGCTATTGCTACCGAGTTTATTGGAGGCTTTCTTATTCTACTGGGGCTTGCAACCAGGCTAATATCCATACCGCTAATGATTACAATGTTGGTAGCTGCATGTTCTGTTCATTGGGAAAATGGATGGCCTGCAATTGCTGATTCTAGTAGCTGGTTGTCAAATGGTACTTTGTTTTTAAATGAATCGGTTATGGAAGCTCCTCAAAAACTTGAGGCTGCAAGATCCATATTAATGGAACATGGTCATTACAATTGGCTGACCAGCAGTGGAAATTTTGTTGTGCTTAATAATGGTATTGAGTTTGCCATGACATACTTCATCATGTTGTTGTCTCTGTTTTTTACTGGTGGTGGTCGATATACCAGTGTGGATTACTTTTTGGGCAAACGCTTCTTATCTTGA
- a CDS encoding NAD(P)H nitroreductase: protein MDALDLLLNRRSNGRLKEPAPDAKSLQNILDAALRVPDHAGLTPWRFIVCTGEGLDRLGSLFQEAARYHEMSQADIERASSLPTRAPMVIIAIMTYSEHPKVPRVEQIASAACTVQAMQMTAVAQSFSGIWRTGVYAQSEFVKQSLGLNQDDEILGFLYLGTPVSSLPEKTGKNHDGYVEYWR from the coding sequence ATGGATGCGTTGGATTTATTGCTGAATCGTCGCTCTAATGGTCGGTTAAAAGAGCCTGCGCCAGATGCTAAATCGTTGCAAAATATACTTGATGCAGCTTTACGTGTTCCTGATCATGCTGGATTAACGCCTTGGCGATTTATTGTTTGTACCGGTGAAGGGTTGGATAGACTGGGTTCTTTATTTCAGGAAGCTGCCAGATATCATGAAATGTCTCAGGCTGATATTGAACGTGCAAGCTCATTACCTACCAGAGCACCCATGGTGATTATTGCTATTATGACTTACTCTGAGCACCCTAAAGTCCCTAGAGTTGAACAAATAGCTTCAGCTGCCTGCACTGTGCAAGCAATGCAAATGACTGCTGTTGCTCAGTCTTTTTCAGGAATCTGGCGAACAGGAGTATATGCGCAAAGCGAGTTTGTAAAACAGTCTCTAGGTTTGAATCAAGATGATGAAATTTTAGGATTTTTGTACTTGGGAACGCCTGTATCTTCACTTCCTGAAAAAACAGGAAAAAACCATGATGGGTATGTTGAATATTGGCGTTAA
- a CDS encoding helix-turn-helix transcriptional regulator yields the protein MFITGKDLRRMRRKAGMTTMQMAKLAGVKTRKTYENWEKDIGAPSMNQFLAMAIGCQFNAMKLVTMYLERRTLEDEVNLSEAHLKS from the coding sequence ATGTTTATCACAGGTAAAGATTTAAGAAGAATGCGTCGTAAAGCTGGTATGACAACTATGCAGATGGCTAAGTTGGCTGGAGTTAAGACTCGTAAAACTTATGAAAATTGGGAAAAAGATATTGGTGCCCCCAGCATGAATCAATTTTTGGCGATGGCTATCGGATGCCAGTTTAATGCCATGAAATTGGTTACTATGTATTTGGAGCGCCGTACACTTGAAGATGAAGTCAATCTTAGCGAAGCTCACCTCAAAAGTTAA